Genomic DNA from Mauremys mutica isolate MM-2020 ecotype Southern chromosome 13, ASM2049712v1, whole genome shotgun sequence:
TTGGCTTTTCCAGCAACATCTTTGTCTACCTGGGAGTCCAAGACTTCATGAAGCCGGGACAGAACTGGCAACGGATCCGGGCCCGTCGCTGGGTCCAGCACCCTGACTTCAACAACGAGAACTTTGACAATGACATCATGCTGCTGAAGGTACTGCCCCAATCCCATCACCtgcccccagtgacctcacactgctgcaggtaccgtccccatcccatccccccactcccagtgacctcacactgctgcaggtaccgtccccatcccatccccccactcccagtgacctcacactgctgtaggtaccgcccccatcccatcaccccacccccagtgacctcacactggtGCAGGTACCACCCCATCCTATCACTCcgcccccagtgacctcacactggtgcaggcaccgcccccatcccatccccctgcctcctgtgacctcacactgctgcaggtagcaCCCCCGTACCATCACCCtacccccagtgacctcacactcaCTCCCTGGATTCACATCCATGCCCTGGCCAGGTGGTGCTGCCACTTGCCAGCTCTGATACCTGTGCTGatctctttctcctccccatgGCAGCTGCGGCACAATGTGGAGCTGACCGAGTGGGTGGGGCTTCTCCCCCTGccagaggctgatcagagtgtcagcccaggctctgagtgcaGCGTGGCCGGGTGGGGTCGGACCGGAGTGAACACCACCACCAGCCGGCTGCATGAGGCGGAGCAGGAGGTGGTGTCGGACGGCCTGTGCAGAGAACGGTACCGGCATTACAACCCCATCACCATGCTGTGCGCCGGCAGCCCTCACTCCAATAAATCACCCTTCCAGGTAAATatccccctgcctggagccactGGGGGTACAGCAAGCTGCTCCAGAGGAAGGAGCTGGTGGAAACCAGTATGGCCATGCCCCTCCCTTGCTCCATTGCCCGAAGAGGGGAGCCCATCATGCATCAGGGGAGGTGCAGCCCAGCCAGGGAGACCAGTATCTAGGACATCTCCAGAGAGGTATCTCCAGTGTTAGTGCCCTCGTCCAAGGCGCTGGTGGAAATGGGCTGAAATTTAACATGGGCTCATGCACATAGGGACAAGAAAATTGCTGCTCTGAGCTGGGTGGTCATGATCTGGAAGcaacagaggggaagggacaCCTGGGTGTGTCTGTCAATCCCAGGTTGACTATGGGCCACCAGTGGGCCATGACCAGGAGAAAGGccaatgcgatcctgggatggaGCAGCCGAGGTGTCTCCAGTAGAGAGAAGGAAGGTTTAATCCCAGAGGACAAGGCTCTGGACAGAGCTCAGCTGGAATCCGGGGCAGagttctgggcagccctgtcccaGAAAGAGGGATTCTGGCTAGAGCAGATGCTGAGAAGGGCTGGTGGGATAATCGGGGAAATGGAGAGATGGTCTGACAAGAGGGGAATAAAATACTGGGCTAGGTTAGCCTAAAACACAGGCTGAGCAGGATCTGATTGCTCTATAAATAtatcgggggggcgggggtacACCAGGAAGGGAGGCGAGCTGttgaagctaaaggacaaatCAAATGGAGATAAATGGGGCAGGGATCAATGGCAGCTGGAGGTGAGGAGAAGGTTTTTAACCATCAGAGGGAGGAGGTTCTGGAACAACGTCCAAAGGAAGcagttgcgggggtggggggggacaacCTAAGAAGGAAACAGacagagcttgataagtttatggatgcTATGATACAATAGGGCTGCCTGGGATAGCAGGAACTGGATTCCATGACCCAGTACGGCCCTTCCAATCCTGTGTTCCCATAATGGCATGAGGCCCCTGaaatacaactcccatgatgcctcATGACTAGACATTTTgggactttgattttttttaaatgtaccagggaaaatgttaattaaaagtggggacaccctccccccccccccatcaccaccacattTTATAACCGTCTCTACTCTTCACCTTCACTGGAGGGTTTATTGGTGAACTCAGCCCTGAGGCTACCCAACAGCCAGGagcctgggtgaaatcctagccccatagACATggatgggagctttgccactgaagTCCAGAGGGCCGGGATGGCATTGGAGCTGAGGGAGAATCAGTGTCACCATCTCACAGGAAATGGCAACATTCCAATCTTTGTTTTTGAAGAAAAGTTGGGATTTCAACATTTCTGGCAGAACAGAAATTCCAAAAGCAGGTTTGACTCAGAAATGTCGAAATGTTTCATtgcaacattttaaacaaaaatgaaatatgcTGAGATGTGAACAGATTGAAACGTTTCTttccaggcaggggtgaaagtaatttcaATATTGTAGGAACTGCCTTTTCCATGGTGACATCATTCTGCCCAGCTCTAGATTTCTCTCTCTGCCGACCCATTAGAGAACTGTTCTCTGTGGTAGAAAGGGCTGGGCCTTCAGCTGCAGAGAACACCTGTCCCACATGCAATCTGAGATCTCTGCAGGATAGGCCGGGCTGGGTAATGTCAGTCACTGAAGTTATTCTCCTTATTGGCAGGGCGATTCCGGCGGGCCCTTGGTGTGCAACGGGGTGGTCCAGGGTATCGTCTCCAATGGAAATCCAGAAGGACGACCCCCCAGCATATACACGAGAATCTCCAAATTCATCCCCTGGATCAAGGAAACTCTGCAGAAGCTGAGTTAAAGGAGACGCTCCCCTGTAAAGGGCCAATGTTGCCAAACAGGAATCCATGCCTGTGTGGAACCCTGAGATTCTTTagatgggggttttttttttttgagtggtaGAGAAATGCTATGTATGGCTCAGTCCTGAAATCCTTTTGTGGCGAGAAATTACCCCACTGATGTTTGAAACTTTGAAACTTTGTTATATTGTCTCCCTAACTGGCTAGTCAATGTTTGGAACCCTGCGGGTGTTCtggctggaagcagaaattgatgatggagtctggtatttccTTTGCTGTGATCTATTTATTTGCAAGGAATATCCAAAGTCctctttccctgaacacagtTGGAACCAAACAGCAGCAGACAGCAACTCTGTTCGCTGTCCCAAGCCTGCATCTCCAGCAGTCTCTGAGCCCAAAAAGCTTCTTCCCTTAGCTGTCTCTCAGGGCCACATTCCCGTGCTTCCAGGTTGTTTCTGCCTGGCTTATTACTTTGCGTCTGACTTGCTTCTGTTCCCGGGTCTCTCTGTTTGTGTTGCGTCTGTCTGATCTGAATGCCCCATTACTC
This window encodes:
- the LOC123347776 gene encoding duodenase-1-like, which encodes MTLHLPGHLFPGSPLHYPLNINPRAETDPPVPAPGFEPRMLLLLLSTAFLPLAEAFLLPPRLHIARVIRGQEAPLGSRPYMAYVQIGSTGSCGGFLIREDVVVTAAHCNCNLGNIFVYLGVQDFMKPGQNWQRIRARRWVQHPDFNNENFDNDIMLLKLRHNVELTEWVGLLPLPEADQSVSPGSECSVAGWGRTGVNTTTSRLHEAEQEVVSDGLCRERYRHYNPITMLCAGSPHSNKSPFQGDSGGPLVCNGVVQGIVSNGNPEGRPPSIYTRISKFIPWIKETLQKLS